The proteins below are encoded in one region of Homo sapiens chromosome 8, GRCh38.p14 Primary Assembly:
- the PUF60 gene encoding poly(U)-binding-splicing factor PUF60 isoform X1: MEQLNLADSGLVGKEARRCRRASPPMGMPSAWWLQNEAGCLFAARQVNGQQGGGSEPAAAAAVVAAGDKWKPPQGTDSIKMENGQSTAAKLGLPPLTPEQQEALQKAKKYAMEQSIKSVLVKQTIAHQQQQLTNLQMAAVTMGFGDPLSPLQSMAAQRQRALAIMCRVYVGSIYYELGEDTIRQAFAPFGPIKSIDMSWDSVTMKHKGFAFVEYEVPEAAQLALEQMNSVMLGGRNIKVGRPSNIGQAQPIIDQLAEEARAFNRIYVASVHQDLSDDDIKSVFEAFGKIKSCTLARDPTTGKHKGYGFIEYEKAQSSQDAVSSMNLFDLGGQYLRVGKAVTPPMPLLTPATPGGLPPAAAVAAAAATAKITAQEAVAGAAVLGTLGTPGLVSPALTLAQPLGTLPQAVMAAQAPGVITGVTPARPPIPVTIPSVGVVNPILASPPTLGLLEPKKEKEEEELFPESERPEMLSEQEHMSISGSSARHMVMQKLLRKQESTVMVLRNMVDPKDIDDDLEGEVTEECGKFGAVNRVIIYQEKQGEEEDAEIIVKIFVEFSIASETHKAIQALNGRWFAGRKVVAEVYDQERFDNSDLSA; the protein is encoded by the exons ATGGAGCAGCTGAACTTGGCTGACAGTGGCCTGGTGGGGAAGGAAGCCAGAAGATGCAGAAGGGCCTCCCCTCCCATGGGCATGCCTTCTGCCTGGTGGCTGCAGAATGAGGCCGGCTGCCTCTTTGCAGCAAGG CAGGTCAATGGCCAGCAAGGAGGGGGGTCCGagccggcggcggcggcggcagtgGTGGCAGCGGGAGACAAATGGAAACCTCCACAG GGCACAGACTCCATCAAGATGGAGAACGGGCAGAGCACAGCCGCCAAGCTGGGGCTGCCTCCCCTGACGCCCGAGCAGCAGGAGGCCCTTCAGAAG GCCAAGAAGTACGCCATGGAGCAGAGCATCAAGAGTGTGCTGGTGAAGCAGACCATCGcgcaccagcagcagcagctcacCAACCTGCAG ATGGCAGCAGTGACAATGGGCTTTGGAGATCCTCTCTCACCTTTGCAATCG ATGGCGGCTCAGCGGCAGCGGGCGCTGGCCATCATGTGCCGCGTCTACGTGGGCTCTATCTACTATGAGCTGGGGGAGGACACCATCCGCCAGGCCTTTGCCCCCTTTGGCCCCATCAAGAGCATCGACATGTCCTGGGACTCCGTCACCATGAAGCACAAG GGCTTTGCCTTCGTGGAGTATGAGGTCCCCGAAGCTGCACAGCTGGCCTTGGAGCAGATGAACTCGGTGATGCTGGGGGGCAGGAACATCAAG GTGGGCAGACCCAGCAACATAGGGCAGGCCCAGCCCATCATAGACCAGTTGGCTGAGGAGGCACGGGCCTTCAACCGCATCTACGTGGCCTCTGTGCACCAGGACCTCTCAGACGATGACATCAAGAGCGTGTTTGAGGCCTTTGGCAAGATCAAGTCCTGCACACTGGCCCGGGACCCCACAACTGGCAAGCACAAGGGCTACGGCTTCATTG AGTACGAGAAGGCCCAGTCGTCCCAAGATGCTGTGTCTTCCATGAACCTCTTTGACCTGGGTGGCCAGTACTTGCGGGTGGGCAAGGCTGTCACACCGCCCATGCCCCTACTCACACCAGCCACGCCTGGAGGCCTCCCACCTGCCGCTGCTGTGGCAGCTGCTGCAGCCACTGCCAAGATCACAGCTCAG GAAGCAGTGGCCGGAGCAGCGGTGCTGGGTACCCTGGGCACACCTGGACTGGTGTCCCCAGCACTGACCCTGGCCCAGCCCCTGGGCACTTTGCCCCAGGCTGTCATGGCTGCCCAGGCACCTGGAGTCATCACAG GTGTGACCCCAGCCCGTCCTCCTATCCCGGTCACCATCCCCTCGGTGGGAGTGGTGAACCCCATCCTGGCCAGCCCTCCAACGCTGGGTCTCCTGGAGcccaagaaggagaaggaagaagaggagctgTTTCCCGAGTCAGAGCGGCCAGAGATGCTGAGCGAGCAGGAGCACATGAGCATCTCGGGCAGTAGCGCCCGACACATGGTGATGCAGAAGCTGCTCCGCAAGCAGGAG TCTACAGTGATGGTTCTGCGCAACATGGTGGACCCCAAGGACATCGATGATGACCTGGAAGGGGAGGTGACAGAGGAGTGTGGCAAGTTCGGGGCCGTGAACCGCGTCATCATCTACCAAGAGAAACAAGGCGAGGAGGAGGATGCAGAAATCATTGTCAAGATCTTTGTGGAGTTTTCCATAGCCTCTGAGACTCATAAGGCCATCCAGGCCCTCAATGGCCGCTGGTTTGCTGGCCGCAAGGTGGTGGCTGAAGTGTACGACCAGGAGCGTTTTGATAACAGTGACCTCTCTGCGTGA
- the PUF60 gene encoding poly(U)-binding-splicing factor PUF60 isoform h (isoform h is encoded by transcript variant 8) — translation MENGQSTAAKLGLPPLTPEQQEALQKAKKYAMEQSIKSVLVKQTIAHQQQQLTNLQMAAQRQRALAIMCRVYVGSIYYELGEDTIRQAFAPFGPIKSIDMSWDSVTMKHKGFAFVEYEVPEAAQLALEQMNSVMLGGRNIKVGRPSNIGQAQPIIDQLAEEARAFNRIYVASVHQDLSDDDIKSVFEAFGKIKSCTLARDPTTGKHKGYGFIEYEKAQSSQDAVSSMNLFDLGGQYLRVGKAVTPPMPLLTPATPGGLPPAAAVAAAAATAKITAQEAVAGAAVLGTLGTPGLVSPALTLAQPLGTLPQAVMAAQAPGVITGVTPARPPIPVTIPSVGVVNPILASPPTLGLLEPKKEKEEEELFPESERPEMLSEQEHMSISGSSARHMVMQKLLRKQESTVMVLRNMVDPKDIDDDLEGEVTEECGKFGAVNRVIIYQEKQGEEEDAEIIVKIFVEFSIASETHKAIQALNGRWFAGRKVVAEVYDQERFDNSDLSA, via the exons ATGGAGAACGGGCAGAGCACAGCCGCCAAGCTGGGGCTGCCTCCCCTGACGCCCGAGCAGCAGGAGGCCCTTCAGAAG GCCAAGAAGTACGCCATGGAGCAGAGCATCAAGAGTGTGCTGGTGAAGCAGACCATCGcgcaccagcagcagcagctcacCAACCTGCAG ATGGCGGCTCAGCGGCAGCGGGCGCTGGCCATCATGTGCCGCGTCTACGTGGGCTCTATCTACTATGAGCTGGGGGAGGACACCATCCGCCAGGCCTTTGCCCCCTTTGGCCCCATCAAGAGCATCGACATGTCCTGGGACTCCGTCACCATGAAGCACAAG GGCTTTGCCTTCGTGGAGTATGAGGTCCCCGAAGCTGCACAGCTGGCCTTGGAGCAGATGAACTCGGTGATGCTGGGGGGCAGGAACATCAAG GTGGGCAGACCCAGCAACATAGGGCAGGCCCAGCCCATCATAGACCAGTTGGCTGAGGAGGCACGGGCCTTCAACCGCATCTACGTGGCCTCTGTGCACCAGGACCTCTCAGACGATGACATCAAGAGCGTGTTTGAGGCCTTTGGCAAGATCAAGTCCTGCACACTGGCCCGGGACCCCACAACTGGCAAGCACAAGGGCTACGGCTTCATTG AGTACGAGAAGGCCCAGTCGTCCCAAGATGCTGTGTCTTCCATGAACCTCTTTGACCTGGGTGGCCAGTACTTGCGGGTGGGCAAGGCTGTCACACCGCCCATGCCCCTACTCACACCAGCCACGCCTGGAGGCCTCCCACCTGCCGCTGCTGTGGCAGCTGCTGCAGCCACTGCCAAGATCACAGCTCAG GAAGCAGTGGCCGGAGCAGCGGTGCTGGGTACCCTGGGCACACCTGGACTGGTGTCCCCAGCACTGACCCTGGCCCAGCCCCTGGGCACTTTGCCCCAGGCTGTCATGGCTGCCCAGGCACCTGGAGTCATCACAG GTGTGACCCCAGCCCGTCCTCCTATCCCGGTCACCATCCCCTCGGTGGGAGTGGTGAACCCCATCCTGGCCAGCCCTCCAACGCTGGGTCTCCTGGAGcccaagaaggagaaggaagaagaggagctgTTTCCCGAGTCAGAGCGGCCAGAGATGCTGAGCGAGCAGGAGCACATGAGCATCTCGGGCAGTAGCGCCCGACACATGGTGATGCAGAAGCTGCTCCGCAAGCAGGAG TCTACAGTGATGGTTCTGCGCAACATGGTGGACCCCAAGGACATCGATGATGACCTGGAAGGGGAGGTGACAGAGGAGTGTGGCAAGTTCGGGGCCGTGAACCGCGTCATCATCTACCAAGAGAAACAAGGCGAGGAGGAGGATGCAGAAATCATTGTCAAGATCTTTGTGGAGTTTTCCATAGCCTCTGAGACTCATAAGGCCATCCAGGCCCTCAATGGCCGCTGGTTTGCTGGCCGCAAGGTGGTGGCTGAAGTGTACGACCAGGAGCGTTTTGATAACAGTGACCTCTCTGCGTGA
- the PUF60 gene encoding poly(U)-binding-splicing factor PUF60 isoform f (isoform f is encoded by transcript variant 6), protein MATATIALVNGQQGGGSEPAAAAAVVAAGDKWKPPQGTDSIKMENGQSTAAKLGLPPLTPEQQEALQKAKKYAMEQSIKSVLVKQTIAHQQQQLTNLQMAAVTMGFGDPLSPLQSMAAQRQRALAIMCRVYVGSIYYELGEDTIRQAFAPFGPIKSIDMSWDSVTMKHKGFAFVEYEVPEAAQLALEQMNSVMLGGRNIKVGRPSNIGQAQPIIDQLAEEARAFNRIYVASVHQDLSDDDIKSVFEAFGKIKSCTLARDPTTGKHKGYGFIEYEKAQSSQDAVSSMNLFDLGGQYLRVGKAVTPPMPLLTPATPGGLPPAAAVAAAAATAKITAQEAVAGAAVLGTLGTPGLVSPALTLAQPLGTLPQAVMAAQAPGVITGVTPARPPIPVTIPSVGVVNPILASPPTLGLLEPKKEKEEEELFPESERPEMLSEQEHMSISGSSARHMVMQKLLRKQESTVMVLRNMVDPKDIDDDLEGEVTEECGKFGAVNRVIIYQEKQGEEEDAEIIVKIFVEFSIASETHKAIQALNGRWFAGRKVVAEVYDQERFDNSDLSA, encoded by the exons ATGGCGACGGCGACCATAGCTCTC GTCAATGGCCAGCAAGGAGGGGGGTCCGagccggcggcggcggcggcagtgGTGGCAGCGGGAGACAAATGGAAACCTCCACAG GGCACAGACTCCATCAAGATGGAGAACGGGCAGAGCACAGCCGCCAAGCTGGGGCTGCCTCCCCTGACGCCCGAGCAGCAGGAGGCCCTTCAGAAG GCCAAGAAGTACGCCATGGAGCAGAGCATCAAGAGTGTGCTGGTGAAGCAGACCATCGcgcaccagcagcagcagctcacCAACCTGCAG ATGGCAGCAGTGACAATGGGCTTTGGAGATCCTCTCTCACCTTTGCAATCG ATGGCGGCTCAGCGGCAGCGGGCGCTGGCCATCATGTGCCGCGTCTACGTGGGCTCTATCTACTATGAGCTGGGGGAGGACACCATCCGCCAGGCCTTTGCCCCCTTTGGCCCCATCAAGAGCATCGACATGTCCTGGGACTCCGTCACCATGAAGCACAAG GGCTTTGCCTTCGTGGAGTATGAGGTCCCCGAAGCTGCACAGCTGGCCTTGGAGCAGATGAACTCGGTGATGCTGGGGGGCAGGAACATCAAG GTGGGCAGACCCAGCAACATAGGGCAGGCCCAGCCCATCATAGACCAGTTGGCTGAGGAGGCACGGGCCTTCAACCGCATCTACGTGGCCTCTGTGCACCAGGACCTCTCAGACGATGACATCAAGAGCGTGTTTGAGGCCTTTGGCAAGATCAAGTCCTGCACACTGGCCCGGGACCCCACAACTGGCAAGCACAAGGGCTACGGCTTCATTG AGTACGAGAAGGCCCAGTCGTCCCAAGATGCTGTGTCTTCCATGAACCTCTTTGACCTGGGTGGCCAGTACTTGCGGGTGGGCAAGGCTGTCACACCGCCCATGCCCCTACTCACACCAGCCACGCCTGGAGGCCTCCCACCTGCCGCTGCTGTGGCAGCTGCTGCAGCCACTGCCAAGATCACAGCTCAG GAAGCAGTGGCCGGAGCAGCGGTGCTGGGTACCCTGGGCACACCTGGACTGGTGTCCCCAGCACTGACCCTGGCCCAGCCCCTGGGCACTTTGCCCCAGGCTGTCATGGCTGCCCAGGCACCTGGAGTCATCACAG GTGTGACCCCAGCCCGTCCTCCTATCCCGGTCACCATCCCCTCGGTGGGAGTGGTGAACCCCATCCTGGCCAGCCCTCCAACGCTGGGTCTCCTGGAGcccaagaaggagaaggaagaagaggagctgTTTCCCGAGTCAGAGCGGCCAGAGATGCTGAGCGAGCAGGAGCACATGAGCATCTCGGGCAGTAGCGCCCGACACATGGTGATGCAGAAGCTGCTCCGCAAGCAGGAG TCTACAGTGATGGTTCTGCGCAACATGGTGGACCCCAAGGACATCGATGATGACCTGGAAGGGGAGGTGACAGAGGAGTGTGGCAAGTTCGGGGCCGTGAACCGCGTCATCATCTACCAAGAGAAACAAGGCGAGGAGGAGGATGCAGAAATCATTGTCAAGATCTTTGTGGAGTTTTCCATAGCCTCTGAGACTCATAAGGCCATCCAGGCCCTCAATGGCCGCTGGTTTGCTGGCCGCAAGGTGGTGGCTGAAGTGTACGACCAGGAGCGTTTTGATAACAGTGACCTCTCTGCGTGA
- the PUF60 gene encoding poly(U)-binding-splicing factor PUF60 isoform b (isoform b is encoded by transcript variant 2), translated as MATATIALQVNGQQGGGSEPAAAAAVVAAGDKWKPPQGTDSIKMENGQSTAAKLGLPPLTPEQQEALQKAKKYAMEQSIKSVLVKQTIAHQQQQLTNLQMAAQRQRALAIMCRVYVGSIYYELGEDTIRQAFAPFGPIKSIDMSWDSVTMKHKGFAFVEYEVPEAAQLALEQMNSVMLGGRNIKVGRPSNIGQAQPIIDQLAEEARAFNRIYVASVHQDLSDDDIKSVFEAFGKIKSCTLARDPTTGKHKGYGFIEYEKAQSSQDAVSSMNLFDLGGQYLRVGKAVTPPMPLLTPATPGGLPPAAAVAAAAATAKITAQEAVAGAAVLGTLGTPGLVSPALTLAQPLGTLPQAVMAAQAPGVITGVTPARPPIPVTIPSVGVVNPILASPPTLGLLEPKKEKEEEELFPESERPEMLSEQEHMSISGSSARHMVMQKLLRKQESTVMVLRNMVDPKDIDDDLEGEVTEECGKFGAVNRVIIYQEKQGEEEDAEIIVKIFVEFSIASETHKAIQALNGRWFAGRKVVAEVYDQERFDNSDLSA; from the exons ATGGCGACGGCGACCATAGCTCTC CAGGTCAATGGCCAGCAAGGAGGGGGGTCCGagccggcggcggcggcggcagtgGTGGCAGCGGGAGACAAATGGAAACCTCCACAG GGCACAGACTCCATCAAGATGGAGAACGGGCAGAGCACAGCCGCCAAGCTGGGGCTGCCTCCCCTGACGCCCGAGCAGCAGGAGGCCCTTCAGAAG GCCAAGAAGTACGCCATGGAGCAGAGCATCAAGAGTGTGCTGGTGAAGCAGACCATCGcgcaccagcagcagcagctcacCAACCTGCAG ATGGCGGCTCAGCGGCAGCGGGCGCTGGCCATCATGTGCCGCGTCTACGTGGGCTCTATCTACTATGAGCTGGGGGAGGACACCATCCGCCAGGCCTTTGCCCCCTTTGGCCCCATCAAGAGCATCGACATGTCCTGGGACTCCGTCACCATGAAGCACAAG GGCTTTGCCTTCGTGGAGTATGAGGTCCCCGAAGCTGCACAGCTGGCCTTGGAGCAGATGAACTCGGTGATGCTGGGGGGCAGGAACATCAAG GTGGGCAGACCCAGCAACATAGGGCAGGCCCAGCCCATCATAGACCAGTTGGCTGAGGAGGCACGGGCCTTCAACCGCATCTACGTGGCCTCTGTGCACCAGGACCTCTCAGACGATGACATCAAGAGCGTGTTTGAGGCCTTTGGCAAGATCAAGTCCTGCACACTGGCCCGGGACCCCACAACTGGCAAGCACAAGGGCTACGGCTTCATTG AGTACGAGAAGGCCCAGTCGTCCCAAGATGCTGTGTCTTCCATGAACCTCTTTGACCTGGGTGGCCAGTACTTGCGGGTGGGCAAGGCTGTCACACCGCCCATGCCCCTACTCACACCAGCCACGCCTGGAGGCCTCCCACCTGCCGCTGCTGTGGCAGCTGCTGCAGCCACTGCCAAGATCACAGCTCAG GAAGCAGTGGCCGGAGCAGCGGTGCTGGGTACCCTGGGCACACCTGGACTGGTGTCCCCAGCACTGACCCTGGCCCAGCCCCTGGGCACTTTGCCCCAGGCTGTCATGGCTGCCCAGGCACCTGGAGTCATCACAG GTGTGACCCCAGCCCGTCCTCCTATCCCGGTCACCATCCCCTCGGTGGGAGTGGTGAACCCCATCCTGGCCAGCCCTCCAACGCTGGGTCTCCTGGAGcccaagaaggagaaggaagaagaggagctgTTTCCCGAGTCAGAGCGGCCAGAGATGCTGAGCGAGCAGGAGCACATGAGCATCTCGGGCAGTAGCGCCCGACACATGGTGATGCAGAAGCTGCTCCGCAAGCAGGAG TCTACAGTGATGGTTCTGCGCAACATGGTGGACCCCAAGGACATCGATGATGACCTGGAAGGGGAGGTGACAGAGGAGTGTGGCAAGTTCGGGGCCGTGAACCGCGTCATCATCTACCAAGAGAAACAAGGCGAGGAGGAGGATGCAGAAATCATTGTCAAGATCTTTGTGGAGTTTTCCATAGCCTCTGAGACTCATAAGGCCATCCAGGCCCTCAATGGCCGCTGGTTTGCTGGCCGCAAGGTGGTGGCTGAAGTGTACGACCAGGAGCGTTTTGATAACAGTGACCTCTCTGCGTGA
- the PUF60 gene encoding poly(U)-binding-splicing factor PUF60 isoform d (isoform d is encoded by transcript variant 4) has product MATATIALVNGQQGGGSEPAAAAAVVAAGDKWKPPQGTDSIKMENGQSTAAKLGLPPLTPEQQEALQKAKKYAMEQSIKSVLVKQTIAHQQQQLTNLQMAAQRQRALAIMCRVYVGSIYYELGEDTIRQAFAPFGPIKSIDMSWDSVTMKHKGFAFVEYEVPEAAQLALEQMNSVMLGGRNIKVGRPSNIGQAQPIIDQLAEEARAFNRIYVASVHQDLSDDDIKSVFEAFGKIKSCTLARDPTTGKHKGYGFIEYEKAQSSQDAVSSMNLFDLGGQYLRVGKAVTPPMPLLTPATPGGLPPAAAVAAAAATAKITAQEAVAGAAVLGTLGTPGLVSPALTLAQPLGTLPQAVMAAQAPGVITGVTPARPPIPVTIPSVGVVNPILASPPTLGLLEPKKEKEEEELFPESERPEMLSEQEHMSISGSSARHMVMQKLLRKQESTVMVLRNMVDPKDIDDDLEGEVTEECGKFGAVNRVIIYQEKQGEEEDAEIIVKIFVEFSIASETHKAIQALNGRWFAGRKVVAEVYDQERFDNSDLSA; this is encoded by the exons ATGGCGACGGCGACCATAGCTCTC GTCAATGGCCAGCAAGGAGGGGGGTCCGagccggcggcggcggcggcagtgGTGGCAGCGGGAGACAAATGGAAACCTCCACAG GGCACAGACTCCATCAAGATGGAGAACGGGCAGAGCACAGCCGCCAAGCTGGGGCTGCCTCCCCTGACGCCCGAGCAGCAGGAGGCCCTTCAGAAG GCCAAGAAGTACGCCATGGAGCAGAGCATCAAGAGTGTGCTGGTGAAGCAGACCATCGcgcaccagcagcagcagctcacCAACCTGCAG ATGGCGGCTCAGCGGCAGCGGGCGCTGGCCATCATGTGCCGCGTCTACGTGGGCTCTATCTACTATGAGCTGGGGGAGGACACCATCCGCCAGGCCTTTGCCCCCTTTGGCCCCATCAAGAGCATCGACATGTCCTGGGACTCCGTCACCATGAAGCACAAG GGCTTTGCCTTCGTGGAGTATGAGGTCCCCGAAGCTGCACAGCTGGCCTTGGAGCAGATGAACTCGGTGATGCTGGGGGGCAGGAACATCAAG GTGGGCAGACCCAGCAACATAGGGCAGGCCCAGCCCATCATAGACCAGTTGGCTGAGGAGGCACGGGCCTTCAACCGCATCTACGTGGCCTCTGTGCACCAGGACCTCTCAGACGATGACATCAAGAGCGTGTTTGAGGCCTTTGGCAAGATCAAGTCCTGCACACTGGCCCGGGACCCCACAACTGGCAAGCACAAGGGCTACGGCTTCATTG AGTACGAGAAGGCCCAGTCGTCCCAAGATGCTGTGTCTTCCATGAACCTCTTTGACCTGGGTGGCCAGTACTTGCGGGTGGGCAAGGCTGTCACACCGCCCATGCCCCTACTCACACCAGCCACGCCTGGAGGCCTCCCACCTGCCGCTGCTGTGGCAGCTGCTGCAGCCACTGCCAAGATCACAGCTCAG GAAGCAGTGGCCGGAGCAGCGGTGCTGGGTACCCTGGGCACACCTGGACTGGTGTCCCCAGCACTGACCCTGGCCCAGCCCCTGGGCACTTTGCCCCAGGCTGTCATGGCTGCCCAGGCACCTGGAGTCATCACAG GTGTGACCCCAGCCCGTCCTCCTATCCCGGTCACCATCCCCTCGGTGGGAGTGGTGAACCCCATCCTGGCCAGCCCTCCAACGCTGGGTCTCCTGGAGcccaagaaggagaaggaagaagaggagctgTTTCCCGAGTCAGAGCGGCCAGAGATGCTGAGCGAGCAGGAGCACATGAGCATCTCGGGCAGTAGCGCCCGACACATGGTGATGCAGAAGCTGCTCCGCAAGCAGGAG TCTACAGTGATGGTTCTGCGCAACATGGTGGACCCCAAGGACATCGATGATGACCTGGAAGGGGAGGTGACAGAGGAGTGTGGCAAGTTCGGGGCCGTGAACCGCGTCATCATCTACCAAGAGAAACAAGGCGAGGAGGAGGATGCAGAAATCATTGTCAAGATCTTTGTGGAGTTTTCCATAGCCTCTGAGACTCATAAGGCCATCCAGGCCCTCAATGGCCGCTGGTTTGCTGGCCGCAAGGTGGTGGCTGAAGTGTACGACCAGGAGCGTTTTGATAACAGTGACCTCTCTGCGTGA
- the PUF60 gene encoding poly(U)-binding-splicing factor PUF60 isoform X4, with protein sequence MEQLNLADSGLVGKEARRCRRASPPMGMPSAWWLQNEAGCLFAARVNGQQGGGSEPAAAAAVVAAGDKWKPPQGTDSIKMENGQSTAAKLGLPPLTPEQQEALQKAKKYAMEQSIKSVLVKQTIAHQQQQLTNLQMAAQRQRALAIMCRVYVGSIYYELGEDTIRQAFAPFGPIKSIDMSWDSVTMKHKGFAFVEYEVPEAAQLALEQMNSVMLGGRNIKVGRPSNIGQAQPIIDQLAEEARAFNRIYVASVHQDLSDDDIKSVFEAFGKIKSCTLARDPTTGKHKGYGFIEYEKAQSSQDAVSSMNLFDLGGQYLRVGKAVTPPMPLLTPATPGGLPPAAAVAAAAATAKITAQEAVAGAAVLGTLGTPGLVSPALTLAQPLGTLPQAVMAAQAPGVITGVTPARPPIPVTIPSVGVVNPILASPPTLGLLEPKKEKEEEELFPESERPEMLSEQEHMSISGSSARHMVMQKLLRKQESTVMVLRNMVDPKDIDDDLEGEVTEECGKFGAVNRVIIYQEKQGEEEDAEIIVKIFVEFSIASETHKAIQALNGRWFAGRKVVAEVYDQERFDNSDLSA encoded by the exons ATGGAGCAGCTGAACTTGGCTGACAGTGGCCTGGTGGGGAAGGAAGCCAGAAGATGCAGAAGGGCCTCCCCTCCCATGGGCATGCCTTCTGCCTGGTGGCTGCAGAATGAGGCCGGCTGCCTCTTTGCAGCAAGG GTCAATGGCCAGCAAGGAGGGGGGTCCGagccggcggcggcggcggcagtgGTGGCAGCGGGAGACAAATGGAAACCTCCACAG GGCACAGACTCCATCAAGATGGAGAACGGGCAGAGCACAGCCGCCAAGCTGGGGCTGCCTCCCCTGACGCCCGAGCAGCAGGAGGCCCTTCAGAAG GCCAAGAAGTACGCCATGGAGCAGAGCATCAAGAGTGTGCTGGTGAAGCAGACCATCGcgcaccagcagcagcagctcacCAACCTGCAG ATGGCGGCTCAGCGGCAGCGGGCGCTGGCCATCATGTGCCGCGTCTACGTGGGCTCTATCTACTATGAGCTGGGGGAGGACACCATCCGCCAGGCCTTTGCCCCCTTTGGCCCCATCAAGAGCATCGACATGTCCTGGGACTCCGTCACCATGAAGCACAAG GGCTTTGCCTTCGTGGAGTATGAGGTCCCCGAAGCTGCACAGCTGGCCTTGGAGCAGATGAACTCGGTGATGCTGGGGGGCAGGAACATCAAG GTGGGCAGACCCAGCAACATAGGGCAGGCCCAGCCCATCATAGACCAGTTGGCTGAGGAGGCACGGGCCTTCAACCGCATCTACGTGGCCTCTGTGCACCAGGACCTCTCAGACGATGACATCAAGAGCGTGTTTGAGGCCTTTGGCAAGATCAAGTCCTGCACACTGGCCCGGGACCCCACAACTGGCAAGCACAAGGGCTACGGCTTCATTG AGTACGAGAAGGCCCAGTCGTCCCAAGATGCTGTGTCTTCCATGAACCTCTTTGACCTGGGTGGCCAGTACTTGCGGGTGGGCAAGGCTGTCACACCGCCCATGCCCCTACTCACACCAGCCACGCCTGGAGGCCTCCCACCTGCCGCTGCTGTGGCAGCTGCTGCAGCCACTGCCAAGATCACAGCTCAG GAAGCAGTGGCCGGAGCAGCGGTGCTGGGTACCCTGGGCACACCTGGACTGGTGTCCCCAGCACTGACCCTGGCCCAGCCCCTGGGCACTTTGCCCCAGGCTGTCATGGCTGCCCAGGCACCTGGAGTCATCACAG GTGTGACCCCAGCCCGTCCTCCTATCCCGGTCACCATCCCCTCGGTGGGAGTGGTGAACCCCATCCTGGCCAGCCCTCCAACGCTGGGTCTCCTGGAGcccaagaaggagaaggaagaagaggagctgTTTCCCGAGTCAGAGCGGCCAGAGATGCTGAGCGAGCAGGAGCACATGAGCATCTCGGGCAGTAGCGCCCGACACATGGTGATGCAGAAGCTGCTCCGCAAGCAGGAG TCTACAGTGATGGTTCTGCGCAACATGGTGGACCCCAAGGACATCGATGATGACCTGGAAGGGGAGGTGACAGAGGAGTGTGGCAAGTTCGGGGCCGTGAACCGCGTCATCATCTACCAAGAGAAACAAGGCGAGGAGGAGGATGCAGAAATCATTGTCAAGATCTTTGTGGAGTTTTCCATAGCCTCTGAGACTCATAAGGCCATCCAGGCCCTCAATGGCCGCTGGTTTGCTGGCCGCAAGGTGGTGGCTGAAGTGTACGACCAGGAGCGTTTTGATAACAGTGACCTCTCTGCGTGA